In Streptomyces alboniger, the following are encoded in one genomic region:
- a CDS encoding PucR family transcriptional regulator, with amino-acid sequence MNGRRPRTGHDWRLLKEACTALLPRLPELVDEHLRQLDEHSPVFGHVLPYDVHWREAEEAMRIGIEAISAPRASPRRDLEYAEEAGRRRAQQGLPLDLVVHSYRNAGYLVWDSLLEGVAGKDPEKLAVLMRSATMVWSAVDAQAAVASDAYRATELELRRRTDEQLQALLDALLEGQTAPGLAARAAAGLDLPEHGPYAVVVLRVERRDGREAFHRQIQRPGFRFVWRMRTDCEVGVVALGADEGLDGLARLLDGRCPGPGGISPVVAGLADLGHARRLAELALRTCPPDATGIVRLDQRMPTALVVSQPELAARLVADVLGEVLTLEPADRAVLLETLDAWLACEGSAGRAAGRLYCHRNTVFNRLRRLEQLTSRSLARPRDLVEVALAVEAHRLSPG; translated from the coding sequence ATGAACGGCCGCAGGCCGCGTACCGGGCACGACTGGAGGCTTCTCAAGGAGGCGTGCACGGCCCTGCTGCCCCGGCTGCCCGAGCTGGTCGACGAGCATCTGCGGCAACTCGACGAGCACTCCCCGGTGTTCGGGCACGTCCTGCCGTACGACGTGCACTGGCGCGAGGCCGAGGAGGCCATGCGGATCGGCATCGAGGCGATCTCGGCGCCGCGGGCCTCGCCGCGCCGCGACCTGGAGTACGCGGAGGAGGCGGGCAGGCGCCGGGCCCAGCAGGGGCTGCCGCTGGACCTGGTGGTGCACTCGTACCGCAACGCGGGCTATCTGGTCTGGGATTCGCTTTTGGAGGGCGTGGCGGGCAAGGACCCGGAGAAGCTGGCGGTTCTGATGCGTTCGGCGACGATGGTGTGGTCGGCGGTCGACGCGCAGGCGGCGGTGGCGTCCGACGCGTACCGGGCGACGGAGCTGGAGTTGCGCCGGCGCACGGACGAGCAGTTGCAGGCGCTGCTCGACGCGCTCCTGGAGGGGCAGACCGCGCCGGGCCTCGCGGCGCGCGCGGCGGCCGGGCTCGATCTGCCCGAGCACGGCCCGTACGCGGTGGTGGTGCTGCGCGTGGAACGCCGTGACGGGCGTGAGGCGTTCCACCGGCAGATCCAGCGTCCGGGGTTCCGTTTCGTCTGGCGGATGCGGACGGACTGCGAGGTCGGCGTGGTCGCCCTGGGGGCGGACGAGGGGCTCGACGGCCTGGCGCGGCTGCTCGACGGGCGGTGCCCGGGCCCCGGCGGCATCAGCCCCGTCGTGGCGGGCCTCGCGGACCTCGGCCACGCCCGGCGACTGGCGGAACTGGCGCTGCGCACCTGCCCGCCGGACGCGACCGGCATCGTACGCCTCGACCAGCGGATGCCGACCGCGCTCGTGGTGAGCCAGCCGGAGCTGGCGGCCCGCCTGGTGGCTGACGTCCTCGGCGAGGTGCTCACACTGGAACCGGCGGACCGCGCGGTCCTCCTGGAGACCCTGGACGCGTGGCTGGCCTGCGAGGGCTCGGCAGGCCGGGCGGCGGGGCGCCTCTACTGCCACCGCAACACGGTCTTCAACCGCCTGCGCCGCCTGGAACAACTGACCTCCCGCTCCCTCGCGAGACCGAGGGACCTGGTGGAGGTGGCGCTTGCGGTGGAGGCGCACAGGTTGTCGCCGGGGTAG
- a CDS encoding ABC transporter ATP-binding protein produces the protein MSVGYGPVRALRRVSLDVPDGTVVAVLGGNGAGKSTLLRAVSRTLSFQGGALTSGDIHFEGTRVDGLAPDRVVAAGISQVPEGRRVFARMTVADNLRAGALGSTGTRAAKADALRRVHELFPVLAERGTQRAGLLSGGEQQMLAVGRALMASPRLLLLDEPSLGLAPLMAARIADTIREINAQGTSVLLVEQNAALALRLASRAYVLDVGEVALSGPADELAASDEVRRRYLGVVDEDAAADAPRGLGALPTLPRWEAGR, from the coding sequence GTGTCGGTCGGCTACGGCCCCGTGCGCGCCCTGCGCCGTGTCTCGCTCGACGTGCCGGACGGCACCGTCGTCGCCGTGCTCGGCGGCAACGGCGCGGGCAAGTCGACGCTGCTGCGCGCCGTCTCGCGCACCCTCTCCTTCCAGGGCGGCGCGCTCACCTCGGGTGACATCCACTTCGAAGGCACCCGCGTCGACGGCCTCGCCCCGGACCGCGTGGTGGCCGCCGGTATATCTCAGGTGCCCGAGGGGAGAAGGGTGTTCGCCCGCATGACCGTCGCCGACAATCTCCGCGCCGGGGCGCTCGGCTCCACCGGGACGCGCGCCGCCAAGGCCGACGCACTGCGCCGCGTCCACGAACTCTTCCCGGTGCTCGCCGAGCGGGGCACCCAGCGCGCCGGACTGCTCTCCGGCGGAGAACAGCAGATGCTCGCGGTGGGCAGGGCGCTCATGGCCTCGCCGCGGCTGCTCCTCCTCGACGAACCGTCCCTCGGCCTCGCCCCGCTGATGGCCGCGCGCATCGCCGACACCATCCGGGAGATCAACGCCCAGGGCACCTCGGTCCTGCTCGTCGAGCAGAACGCCGCCCTCGCGCTGCGACTCGCCTCACGGGCGTACGTCCTCGACGTCGGCGAGGTCGCGCTGTCCGGCCCCGCGGACGAGCTGGCCGCGTCCGACGAGGTACGCCGCCGCTACCTCGGCGTCGTCGACGAGGACGCCGCGGCCGACGCCCCCCGGGGCCTCGGCGCGCTGCCGACGCTGCCGCGCTGGGAGGCCGGACGGTGA
- a CDS encoding branched-chain amino acid ABC transporter permease, which yields MTTFTELLLNGLSMGSVYALIALGFVVIFRATEVVNFAHASLLLAGGYITASLHDDLGFWPALLVGVAGAAVVGAAVEFLVMRRYRGTDHSVLAIVTIGVDILLTTELTRRLGTDVLPLGDPWGDDVLTVGAISLAHTRIAAFVAAALLITAFLLAFRYTSWGVAMRAAAESPETAALMGVRLGRVSLGAWAVAGALAAVAALFLTVFPTPGLERATSLAALKAFPAAILGGLDSTTGALVGGLVVGVTESLATGYQSELTFLGRGLGDLAPYLVMTAILLIRPAGLFGTKELARV from the coding sequence ATGACCACCTTCACCGAACTCCTCCTCAACGGGCTCTCCATGGGCTCCGTCTACGCCCTCATCGCCCTCGGCTTCGTCGTCATCTTCCGGGCCACCGAAGTGGTGAACTTCGCCCACGCCTCGCTGCTCCTCGCCGGCGGATACATCACGGCCTCCCTCCACGACGACCTCGGCTTCTGGCCCGCGCTGCTCGTCGGCGTCGCGGGTGCCGCCGTCGTCGGGGCGGCCGTCGAGTTCCTCGTCATGCGCCGCTACCGGGGCACCGACCACAGCGTGCTCGCCATCGTCACCATCGGCGTCGACATCCTGCTGACCACCGAGCTGACCCGGCGCCTCGGCACCGACGTCCTGCCGCTCGGCGACCCCTGGGGCGACGACGTGCTGACCGTCGGCGCGATCTCCCTCGCGCACACCCGTATCGCCGCGTTCGTCGCCGCGGCCCTGCTCATCACCGCCTTCCTGCTCGCCTTCCGCTACACCTCCTGGGGTGTAGCGATGCGCGCCGCCGCCGAGAGCCCGGAGACCGCCGCGCTGATGGGCGTACGGCTCGGCCGCGTATCGCTCGGCGCGTGGGCGGTGGCAGGGGCGCTGGCCGCCGTGGCCGCGCTGTTCCTCACCGTCTTCCCGACCCCGGGCCTGGAGCGCGCCACCTCGCTGGCCGCGCTGAAGGCGTTCCCCGCCGCGATCCTCGGCGGCCTGGACTCCACGACGGGCGCCCTCGTCGGCGGCCTCGTGGTCGGCGTCACCGAATCCCTCGCCACCGGCTACCAGAGCGAGCTGACCTTCCTCGGACGCGGCCTCGGCGACCTCGCCCCCTACCTCGTCATGACCGCGATCCTGCTCATCCGCCCCGCCGGGCTCTTCGGCACGAAGGAGCTGGCCCGTGTCTGA
- a CDS encoding branched-chain amino acid ABC transporter permease, producing MSDIRRTCVWTAAAVVLLALPFYLDRFWLQAGLFAMAAAIGAIGINLLTGATGQLSMGHAFFLAVGAYGYCVLAGDGGDGLTGLGLPTWLAATLAVALAGLAGGLFSPIAGRLRGAYLGIATLALIFIGQHVLFNAHDLTGGSNGRDVPPLNLFGLAFDESETVVAAVPFGSAEKLWYAGLALLLACGLFARGVLRGRPGRAMNAIRDHRVAAGVIGVPVARYRAGVFVLSSMYAGLAGVLLALVFQRTVPDYFGVTLSLEYLAMIVIGGLGSVSGAIAGAALVSLLPQLLTRYSDALPLVSAPGTGGISPGEASRYLYGAAVVAVVLFLPGGLARLAARHRKATQATPTTPGTAGTSGETA from the coding sequence GTGTCTGACATCCGCCGCACCTGCGTCTGGACGGCCGCGGCCGTAGTGCTGCTCGCCCTGCCCTTCTACCTGGACCGCTTCTGGCTCCAGGCGGGCCTCTTCGCGATGGCCGCCGCGATCGGCGCGATCGGCATCAACCTCCTCACCGGCGCCACCGGCCAGCTCTCCATGGGGCACGCCTTCTTCCTCGCCGTCGGCGCGTACGGCTACTGCGTCCTCGCCGGGGACGGCGGCGACGGCCTCACCGGGCTCGGCCTGCCGACCTGGCTCGCCGCCACCCTCGCCGTCGCGCTCGCCGGGCTCGCGGGCGGGCTCTTCAGCCCCATCGCGGGCCGGCTGCGCGGCGCCTACCTCGGCATCGCGACCCTCGCGCTGATCTTCATCGGACAGCACGTGCTGTTCAACGCCCACGACCTGACCGGCGGCTCGAACGGGCGGGACGTCCCGCCGCTGAACCTCTTCGGCCTCGCCTTCGACGAGAGCGAGACCGTCGTCGCCGCCGTGCCGTTCGGCTCCGCGGAGAAGCTCTGGTACGCCGGTCTGGCGCTGCTCCTCGCCTGCGGGCTCTTCGCCCGCGGTGTGCTGCGGGGGCGCCCGGGGCGCGCCATGAACGCCATCCGCGACCACCGCGTCGCCGCGGGCGTCATCGGCGTGCCGGTGGCCCGCTACCGCGCCGGGGTCTTCGTCCTGTCGTCGATGTACGCGGGCCTCGCCGGGGTGCTGCTCGCCCTGGTCTTCCAGCGGACCGTGCCCGACTACTTCGGCGTGACGCTCTCCCTGGAGTACCTCGCGATGATCGTGATCGGCGGCCTCGGCTCGGTCTCCGGGGCGATCGCGGGCGCGGCCCTCGTCTCCCTGCTGCCGCAACTCCTGACGCGGTACAGCGACGCGCTGCCCCTCGTCTCGGCGCCGGGCACGGGCGGGATCTCGCCGGGCGAGGCGTCCCGGTACCTGTACGGCGCCGCCGTCGTGGCGGTGGTGCTCTTCCTGCCCGGTGGCCTGGCGCGGCTCGCCGCACGTCACCGCAAGGCCACCCAGGCCACTCCAACCACTCCAGGCACCGCAGGCACTTCAGGGGAGACAGCATGA
- a CDS encoding ABC transporter substrate-binding protein, translating to MNALTRATAATTALAALLALTACSSKAKDGDDGDRAAGGVKTGEGISGKTINLGVLTDMTGVYATLGKSVTQAQQLYVDQTNKDGGICGHKLKLTVRDHGYDPQKAVAAYTELEPKVLGFAQFIGSPFVAAVKQRVDADKGLVLPQAWSANLLGSPYVRVIGSTYDLETINAIDFLMKEKGLRKGDKLGHVYFEGDYGESALKGSLHMAEKAGLTVVEQKIKPTDNDMTAQVSALKKAGVKGIVISAGPRQAASLVGVAAAGRFDVPVIGNNSAFAPQLLATQSGPALQKNYYVASPTLPIGADTTAAKKLVADYRKAHPEDALDNGVVAGWTTASVFGEALKKACEAKDLTRDGVGEALLTLDDFDSGFGVPQNFTDPKAPSSKESVILQPDKKATGGMKVVREPEAAKAAQGYSADQSPSGD from the coding sequence ATGAACGCACTGACCAGGGCCACGGCGGCCACCACCGCGCTCGCCGCCCTCCTCGCGCTCACGGCGTGCAGCTCGAAGGCGAAGGACGGGGACGACGGGGACAGAGCCGCGGGAGGGGTGAAGACCGGCGAGGGCATCTCGGGCAAAACAATCAATCTCGGCGTACTCACCGACATGACCGGCGTCTACGCCACCCTCGGCAAGAGCGTCACCCAGGCCCAGCAGCTCTACGTCGACCAGACCAACAAGGACGGCGGAATCTGCGGCCACAAGCTGAAGCTCACCGTCCGCGACCACGGCTACGACCCGCAGAAGGCCGTCGCCGCCTACACCGAGCTGGAGCCGAAGGTACTCGGCTTCGCCCAGTTCATCGGCTCGCCGTTCGTGGCCGCCGTCAAGCAGCGCGTCGACGCCGACAAGGGCCTGGTCCTGCCGCAGGCCTGGTCGGCGAACCTCCTGGGCAGCCCGTACGTGCGGGTCATCGGATCCACGTACGACCTGGAGACGATCAACGCGATCGACTTCCTGATGAAGGAGAAGGGCCTGAGGAAGGGCGACAAGCTCGGTCACGTCTACTTCGAGGGGGACTACGGCGAGAGCGCCCTGAAGGGCTCCCTACACATGGCGGAGAAGGCGGGCCTGACTGTCGTCGAGCAGAAGATCAAGCCGACGGACAACGACATGACCGCGCAGGTCTCCGCCCTGAAGAAGGCGGGCGTCAAGGGCATCGTGATCAGCGCGGGACCGCGCCAGGCGGCCTCCCTGGTCGGCGTCGCCGCGGCGGGCCGCTTCGACGTGCCGGTCATCGGCAACAACTCGGCGTTCGCCCCCCAGCTCCTCGCCACGCAGTCCGGCCCCGCCCTCCAGAAGAACTACTACGTCGCCTCACCCACGCTGCCCATCGGCGCTGACACGACGGCGGCGAAGAAGCTGGTCGCCGACTACAGGAAGGCCCACCCCGAGGACGCCCTCGACAACGGCGTGGTGGCGGGCTGGACGACGGCCTCCGTCTTCGGCGAGGCGTTGAAGAAGGCCTGCGAGGCCAAGGACCTCACGCGCGACGGCGTCGGCGAGGCACTGCTGACCCTCGACGACTTCGACTCGGGCTTCGGCGTCCCCCAGAACTTCACCGACCCGAAGGCACCCTCGTCCAAGGAGAGCGTGATCCTCCAGCCGGACAAGAAGGCGACGGGAGGCATGAAGGTGGTCCGCGAGCCGGAAGCGGCGAAGGCGGCGCAGGGGTACAGCGCCGATCAGAGCCCGTCCGGCGATTGA
- the pssA gene encoding CDP-diacylglycerol--serine O-phosphatidyltransferase, whose protein sequence is MTVVDPETQAGWAPEAVQEDASHDGDEMPLSLRLSIADTLTLGNATCGFMAVYFTTTGILIPHLQGSNESGMARHSAATAVILMLCAAVFDLFDGLVARKLRSSPMGAELDNLSDLISFGLAPAYFVLVYGMVADDAHQRVAAVGAIVVLLAVVLRLARFSCVTVKDGTFQGMPSPFGALTVVSIVLLELPFVATLLAIIGTAWLMVSRVEYPKPRGPLAVAMLAWIVAAMGLLAAWAFDAPGGQLLLQTGCALQLVLGAVIPLFATARRVNNFRDNRREARAAQLP, encoded by the coding sequence TTGACCGTGGTTGATCCTGAGACACAGGCCGGCTGGGCGCCGGAAGCGGTGCAGGAGGACGCGTCCCACGACGGCGACGAGATGCCGCTGTCGCTGCGACTGTCGATAGCGGACACGCTCACACTGGGTAACGCCACGTGCGGGTTCATGGCGGTGTACTTCACCACCACGGGCATCCTCATCCCGCACCTCCAGGGCAGCAACGAAAGCGGCATGGCGCGGCACTCCGCCGCGACCGCCGTCATCCTCATGCTCTGCGCGGCCGTCTTCGACCTCTTCGACGGGCTCGTGGCGCGCAAGCTGCGGTCCTCGCCGATGGGCGCCGAGCTGGACAACCTCTCGGACCTGATCAGCTTCGGTCTGGCCCCCGCGTACTTCGTGCTCGTCTACGGCATGGTCGCCGACGACGCGCACCAGCGCGTGGCGGCGGTGGGCGCGATCGTGGTGCTCCTGGCGGTGGTGCTGCGGCTTGCGCGGTTCTCGTGCGTGACCGTGAAGGACGGCACCTTCCAGGGCATGCCGTCGCCCTTCGGGGCGCTGACGGTCGTCTCGATCGTGCTCCTGGAGCTGCCCTTCGTGGCGACGCTCCTCGCGATCATCGGCACGGCCTGGCTCATGGTCAGCCGCGTCGAGTACCCGAAGCCGCGGGGACCGCTCGCGGTGGCCATGCTGGCGTGGATCGTCGCGGCCATGGGGCTGCTCGCGGCCTGGGCGTTCGACGCGCCGGGCGGGCAGCTGCTCCTCCAGACCGGCTGTGCGCTCCAGCTCGTCCTCGGAGCGGTGATCCCCCTCTTCGCTACCGCTCGGAGGGTGAACAACTTCCGCGACAACCGGCGTGAGGCGCGGGCCGCGCAGTTGCCGTAG
- a CDS encoding phosphatidylserine decarboxylase, which produces MPHSQTSAPRDGILQGRLARGASPWLLPTVATAALSLARARRSKGAAAVAVPATALAAGMLWFFRDPEREIAQGRVISPADGVVQSIMPWKDGRTRVAIFMSPLNVHVNRAPLAGTVTSVEHIPGGFVPAFNKESENNERVVWHFDTELGDIEMIQIAGAVARRIVPYVPQGTKVEQGERIGLIRFGSRVDIYLPEGVEVDVEVGQKTVAGVTRIDRG; this is translated from the coding sequence ATGCCCCACAGCCAAACCTCTGCACCACGCGACGGCATTCTTCAGGGACGCCTTGCTCGCGGAGCATCGCCGTGGCTCCTGCCGACCGTCGCCACCGCGGCACTCAGCCTCGCCCGTGCGCGCCGCTCCAAGGGCGCCGCGGCCGTCGCCGTCCCCGCCACCGCTCTGGCGGCGGGAATGCTGTGGTTCTTCCGCGACCCCGAGCGTGAGATCGCTCAGGGCCGGGTCATCTCCCCCGCCGACGGCGTGGTGCAGAGCATCATGCCGTGGAAGGACGGGCGTACCCGCGTCGCCATCTTCATGAGCCCGCTGAACGTCCACGTCAACCGCGCGCCCCTCGCGGGCACGGTGACGTCCGTGGAACACATCCCCGGCGGGTTCGTCCCGGCGTTCAACAAGGAGAGCGAGAACAACGAACGCGTTGTCTGGCACTTCGACACCGAGCTCGGCGACATCGAGATGATCCAGATCGCGGGCGCGGTCGCACGGCGCATCGTGCCGTACGTGCCGCAGGGCACGAAGGTGGAGCAGGGCGAGCGGATCGGCCTGATCCGCTTCGGCTCGCGCGTCGACATCTACCTCCCCGAGGGTGTCGAGGTGGACGTCGAGGTCGGTCAGAAGACCGTGGCTGGGGTGACTCGCATTGACCGTGGTTGA